One genomic region from Sandaracinaceae bacterium encodes:
- the rpmJ gene encoding 50S ribosomal protein L36, with product MKVRPSVKKICDKCKIVRRKRVVRVICDNPRHKQRQG from the coding sequence ATGAAGGTGCGACCCAGCGTCAAGAAGATCTGTGACAAGTGCAAGATCGTCCGCCGCAAGCGCGTCGTGCGGGTGATCTGTGACAACCCGCGTCACAAGCAGCGTCAGGGCTGA
- a CDS encoding adenylate kinase, giving the protein MDLILFGPPGAGKGTQAKILVETLGIPQISTGDMMRSERASGSDLGQKFDSYMKDGKLVPDALVLELFEKRLKQSDASDGAIFDGFPRTVAQAEALDSTLSKLGRSVDHVVALEVDEDTIVERITGRRTCLSCGHAYHMRYSPPPPSGECVECGSSEIVQRKDDTEEKVRTRFAAYQSDTLPILEHYEPKGVVAKIDGEGSVEDITNRILGVLGS; this is encoded by the coding sequence GTGGACCTGATCCTCTTCGGACCGCCCGGCGCGGGCAAGGGCACCCAGGCCAAGATCCTGGTGGAGACGCTCGGGATCCCCCAGATCTCGACCGGCGACATGATGCGCTCCGAGCGAGCGAGCGGCTCCGACCTCGGTCAGAAGTTCGACTCCTACATGAAGGACGGCAAGCTCGTCCCCGACGCCTTGGTGCTCGAGCTGTTCGAGAAGCGGCTCAAGCAGTCGGACGCATCCGACGGCGCCATCTTCGACGGCTTCCCCCGGACCGTCGCCCAGGCGGAGGCGCTCGACTCGACCCTCTCCAAGCTGGGACGTAGTGTCGACCACGTCGTGGCGCTCGAAGTGGACGAGGACACCATCGTCGAGCGCATCACGGGTAGAAGAACGTGCCTGAGCTGTGGACACGCGTACCACATGCGCTATAGTCCGCCCCCTCCGTCGGGAGAGTGCGTCGAGTGTGGGAGCTCCGAGATCGTCCAGCGCAAGGACGACACCGAAGAGAAGGTCCGCACCCGCTTCGCGGCGTACCAATCCGACACCCTGCCCATCCTCGAGCATTACGAGCCGAAGGGCGTGGTCGCCAAGATCGACGGCGAGGGCAGCGTGGAAGACATCACCAACCGAATCCTGGGCGTCCTCGGCAGCTGA
- the infA gene encoding translation initiation factor IF-1 has translation MSELEGIIDEALPRGLYAVRLDDGRTIRATLSTQAKRITVKVLPGDRVLVEISTYDPSRGRIKARL, from the coding sequence GTGAGCGAGCTCGAGGGGATCATCGATGAAGCCCTTCCCCGCGGGCTCTATGCGGTGAGGCTGGACGACGGACGAACGATCCGCGCCACCCTCAGCACCCAGGCCAAGCGAATCACGGTCAAAGTCCTCCCGGGAGATAGAGTGCTGGTCGAGATCAGCACCTACGACCCCAGCCGCGGAAGAATCAAAGCACGGCTCTGA
- the rpsK gene encoding 30S ribosomal protein S11: MAKPKQQRGGKRKAKKNVANGIAHIQSTFNNTIVTITDLNGNVVSWSSAGARGFKGSRKSTPFAAQLAAEDAARKAQDHGMQSVAIFVKGPGAGRESALRAFQSVGMRVTLIRDVTPIPHNGCRPPKRRRV; encoded by the coding sequence ATGGCCAAGCCCAAGCAGCAGCGTGGCGGTAAGCGCAAGGCGAAGAAGAACGTCGCCAACGGCATCGCCCACATCCAGTCGACCTTCAACAACACGATCGTCACGATCACCGACCTCAATGGGAACGTGGTCAGCTGGTCGTCGGCCGGCGCGCGTGGCTTCAAGGGCTCGCGCAAGAGCACGCCCTTCGCCGCGCAGCTCGCGGCCGAGGACGCGGCGCGCAAAGCCCAGGACCACGGCATGCAGTCGGTCGCCATCTTCGTGAAGGGCCCCGGCGCCGGTCGCGAGAGCGCGCTCCGCGCGTTCCAGTCGGTCGGCATGCGCGTCACCCTGATCCGTGATGTGACCCCGATTCCCCACAACGGCTGCCGCCCGCCCAAGCGCCGCCGCGTCTGA
- the rpsD gene encoding 30S ribosomal protein S4: MARYTGPSCKLCRREGLKLFLKGERCYTDKCSFDRRPYPPGQHGQRRIKFTEYGIRLREKQKVRRIYGMLERQFRSYFEKADSTKGVTGENFLGLLERRLDSVSYRLGFAWTRSDARQLVRHRHVQVNGKTVNIPSYLVKPGDKITIRERSKQKGRILGALEGVDRRGVPEWLELDKEKLEGTVKTMPNREEITLPIQEQLIVEFYSR; the protein is encoded by the coding sequence ATGGCTCGCTACACCGGACCCTCCTGCAAGCTCTGCCGTCGTGAAGGGCTCAAGCTCTTCCTCAAGGGCGAGCGCTGCTACACCGACAAGTGCTCGTTCGACCGGCGGCCCTACCCGCCCGGTCAGCACGGCCAGCGCCGCATCAAGTTCACCGAGTACGGCATCCGCCTTCGCGAGAAGCAGAAGGTTCGCCGCATCTACGGGATGCTCGAGCGCCAGTTCCGCAGCTACTTCGAGAAGGCGGACAGCACCAAGGGCGTCACGGGCGAGAACTTCCTCGGCCTGCTCGAGCGTCGGCTCGACAGCGTGTCGTACCGCCTGGGCTTCGCCTGGACCCGGTCGGACGCGCGTCAGCTCGTTCGGCACCGTCACGTGCAGGTGAACGGCAAGACGGTCAACATCCCGTCTTACCTCGTGAAGCCCGGTGACAAGATCACCATTCGCGAGCGCAGCAAGCAGAAGGGCCGCATCCTGGGCGCGCTCGAGGGCGTCGACCGGCGCGGTGTGCCGGAGTGGCTCGAGCTCGACAAGGAGAAGCTCGAGGGCACCGTCAAGACGATGCCGAACCGCGAAGAGATCACGCTCCCCATCCAGGAGCAGCTGATCGTCGAGTTCTACTCGCGCTAG
- a CDS encoding DNA-directed RNA polymerase subunit alpha — protein MSETQSTQSQFIARNWRDLIKPKSVPVDQDSLTDYYGKFACEPLERTFGTTLGNALRRTLLNSLQGAAITAVKIDGALHEFTSVPDVVEDVTDIVLNLKEVVVRAHTPKTHTVRIEKEGPAVVTAGDIQVSDQVEILNPDHVICSVSKGGRFSAELTINVGRGYVPAERNKAPGQPIGTIAIDALFSPIKKVNYTVTNARVGQITDYDKLTLEVWTNGSVKPQDAVAYAAKILKDQLTIFINFEEEDESLVREEEEEEPLNENLFRSVEELELSVRSANCLQNANIHIIGELVQRTEAEMLKTKNFGRKSLKEIKEILADMGLSLGMKIDNWPQMLERWKSQQNNG, from the coding sequence ATGTCCGAGACCCAGTCCACGCAGAGTCAGTTCATCGCCCGCAACTGGCGTGACCTCATCAAGCCGAAGAGCGTGCCCGTCGATCAGGACAGCCTGACCGACTACTACGGCAAGTTCGCCTGCGAGCCCCTCGAGCGGACCTTCGGCACCACGCTGGGCAACGCGCTTCGTCGCACGCTGCTCAACTCGCTGCAGGGCGCGGCCATCACCGCGGTGAAGATCGACGGCGCGCTCCACGAGTTCACCTCGGTGCCGGACGTCGTCGAAGACGTCACGGACATCGTGCTGAACCTCAAGGAGGTCGTGGTCCGGGCGCACACCCCGAAGACCCACACCGTCCGCATCGAGAAGGAAGGCCCGGCCGTGGTCACCGCGGGCGACATCCAGGTCTCCGACCAGGTCGAGATCCTCAACCCCGACCACGTCATCTGCAGCGTCTCCAAGGGTGGCCGCTTCAGCGCGGAGCTCACCATCAACGTGGGCCGCGGCTACGTGCCCGCCGAGCGCAACAAGGCGCCGGGCCAGCCCATCGGCACCATCGCCATCGACGCGCTGTTCTCGCCGATCAAGAAGGTGAACTACACGGTCACCAACGCCCGCGTCGGCCAGATCACCGACTACGACAAGCTCACCCTCGAGGTGTGGACCAACGGGTCGGTCAAGCCGCAGGACGCCGTCGCGTACGCCGCGAAGATCCTCAAGGACCAGCTCACCATCTTCATCAACTTCGAGGAAGAGGACGAGAGCCTCGTCCGCGAAGAGGAGGAGGAGGAGCCGCTCAACGAGAACCTCTTCCGCTCGGTGGAGGAGCTCGAGCTGTCGGTCCGCTCGGCGAACTGCCTGCAGAACGCGAACATCCACATCATCGGCGAGCTGGTGCAGCGCACCGAGGCCGAGATGCTCAAGACGAAGAACTTCGGCCGGAAGTCCCTGAAGGAGATCAAAGAGATCCTCGCGGACATGGGGCTCTCCCTCGGCATGAAGATCGACAACTGGCCGCAGATGCTGGAGCGCTGGAAGTCCCAGCAGAACAACGGCTGA
- the rpsM gene encoding 30S ribosomal protein S13: MARIAGVDLPGRKHIIISLQYIYGIGPHRAKVICQKAEISETKKADDLDENEVRRIREVIDATFKVEGDARREKAMNIKRLMDLGCYRGLRHRRGLPVRGQRTHTNSRTRKGPRRGAVRR; the protein is encoded by the coding sequence ATGGCACGTATCGCCGGCGTCGACCTTCCCGGTCGCAAGCACATCATCATCTCGCTCCAGTACATCTACGGGATCGGTCCCCATCGGGCCAAAGTCATCTGCCAGAAGGCGGAGATCTCGGAGACCAAGAAGGCGGACGACCTCGACGAGAACGAGGTGCGTCGCATCCGCGAGGTGATCGACGCGACCTTCAAGGTCGAGGGTGACGCTCGCCGTGAGAAGGCGATGAACATCAAGCGGCTGATGGACCTGGGCTGCTACCGCGGCCTGCGTCACCGCCGTGGGCTGCCCGTACGCGGTCAGCGGACGCACACGAACTCTCGCACCCGCAAGGGCCCGCGTCGCGGCGCCGTGCGTCGTTGA